A part of Apostichopus japonicus isolate 1M-3 chromosome 10, ASM3797524v1, whole genome shotgun sequence genomic DNA contains:
- the LOC139974916 gene encoding neuronal acetylcholine receptor subunit beta-4-like, translated as MMFDIIKVVLIAMLMGFGSASEEQHRLINFLFNSSRYNPVVRPVVNESDNVDIRVEIELDQISDVDEKYQTLKAIIWLTQRWVDEYMTWDPADYNGLEEIRVPSDLLWLPDTIMYNTKSEGSNDPLMTVYTKVIVKYTGNVDWSAPLTMISSCMVNVHLYPFDVQDCDIKFGSWQHDKRFIDYEIGKVPETMLNLNGEWDVLVITGVRTDRTYVCCKGKFYPDVTFNIKIKRKPLFYVVNLIVPCVVISTMAIVEFVLPCNSGEKVSLGITVLLSMTVFMLVIAENMPATSDSIPILARFYVVTIFLVSFSTVMTVLVLNLHHRTYKLPRWIRHVFLEVLAGVLCMRDHIALPSQPTFYKSDQTQFELVPSIGGDRNATNEVKDEALLMTTEFMDVSENGGYRDGVNKDSYKNSTARLNRLLVELLGNVKFMAHRCQEKDHEENKKLEWQMVAKVVDRFFLIIYIICVVTMDFIMFLQINSMEKTHRMTVEDE; from the exons GCTTTGGATCTGCTTCGGAGGAACAGCATCGACTGATTAATTTTCTCTTCAATTCAAGTCGATACAATCCAGTCGTTCGACCAGTCGTAAATGAGAGTGACAATGTAGATATCAGAGTTGAAATAGAACTGGATCAGATTAGCGACGTG GATGAAAAGTACCAAACCTTGAAAGCGATAATCTGGCTTACACAG aGATGGGTCGACGAATACATGACATGGGATCCAGCTGACTACAATGGACTGGAGGAGATAAGAGTTCCGTCCGATTTGCTCTGGTTACCGGATACTATTATGTATAACAC gaaatccGAAGGCTCGAACGACCCTTTGATGACTGTTTATACGAAGGTGATTGTGAAATACACCGGAAATGTAGACTGGAGTGCTCCACTGACCATGATTAGCTCTTGTATGGTCAACGTACACCTCTATCCGTTTGATGTCCAGGACTGCGATATCAAGTTTGGATCTTGGCAACACGATAAACGGTTTATCGATTATGAAATCGGAAAAGTTCCTGAAACAATGCTCAACCTAAATGGTGAATGGGATGTTCTCG TTATCACAGGGGTCAGAACAGATAGAACGTACGTTTGCTGTAAAGGAAAATTTTACCCAGACGTCACATTCAACATAAAGATCAAAAGAAAACCGCTGTTTTATGTCGTAAATTTAATCGTGCCGTGTGTAGTCATCTCGACTATGGCGATAGTAGAATTTGTCCTTCCATGTAATTCTGGTGAGAAAGTCTCTCTTGGTATTACGGTATTACTCTCAATGACAGTCTTCATGTTGGTGATCGCAGAGAACATGCCGGCAACTAGCGACAGTATTCCTATCCTAG CACGGTTTTATGTGGTAACTATATTTCTTGTGTCGTTTTCTACGGTTATGACGGTGTTAGTTTTAAATCTACATCATCGGACGTACAAGCTTCCTCGCTGGATTCGACACGTGTTTTTGGAAGTTTTAGCGGGTGTTCTTTGCATGAGGGATCACATAGCACTGCCATCTCAACCAACATTTTACAAAAGTGATCAAACCCAGTTCGAATTGGTTCCATCAATCGGGGGCGACCGAAATGCAACGAATGAAGTCAAAGACGAAGCGTTGCTTATGACGACTGAGTTCATGGATGTGAGTGAAAATGGCGGCTACAGAGATGGCGTAAATAAAGACAGTTACAAAAATAGTACCGCAAGACTCAACAGGTTGTTGGTTGAGCTCTTAGGAAACGTGAAATTTATGGCCCATCGCTGCCAAGAGAAAGATCACGAAGAGAACAAAAAGCTTGAATGGCAAATGGTTGCTAAGGTGGTGGATCGATTCTTCTTAATTATTTACATCATATGTGTGGTAACCATGGATTTTATTATGTTCTTACAAATCAACAGCATGGAAAAGACTCATCGAATGACTGTTGAAGACGAGTAA